In the Mytilus trossulus isolate FHL-02 chromosome 1, PNRI_Mtr1.1.1.hap1, whole genome shotgun sequence genome, one interval contains:
- the LOC134684473 gene encoding uncharacterized protein LOC134684473 — protein MEYACELWDGCTQQEADNLEHDQLEAGRLVTGLPVFASREAIYFETGWQLLVDRRKSRKLNMFYSLHNGTAPDYLCDLMPPLVGQVSNYDLRKSNNYVVPGYRLDITRKSFFPSTTIE, from the coding sequence ATGGAATATGCATGTGAGTTATGGGATGGTTGTACTCAACAAGAAGCCGACAATTTAGAACATGATCAGTTAGAAGCAGGGAGGTTAGTAACTGGGTTGCCCGTGTTTGCTAGTAGGgaagctatatattttgaaactggcTGGCAATTGCTTGTGGACAGAAGAAAATCCAGAAAGCTCAATATGTTCTATTCTTTACATAATGGGACTGCCCCTGATTACCTCTGTGATTTAATGCCCCCGCTTGTTGGTCAAGTATCTAACTACGATTTGCGAAAAAGTAATAATTATGTAGTACCCGGTTATAGACTAGACATAACTAGAAAATCCTTTTTCCCATCCACTACTATTGAATGA